A window from Candidatus Ozemobacteraceae bacterium encodes these proteins:
- a CDS encoding WecB/TagA/CpsF family glycosyltransferase → MDIMTVAFAGALGLLGTIAGWLLPIIWDVVHAGGPWALNRATGHLGRGMYVGGFPVVLGTLCVLLMPTTSCMPEAHHLAVITLLFAALGFVRDVMRTSWTVMMPYLVLAAIAGAWSGITIDHPVRAIEVALTLGWPIITIFSLKLAELVFGMPALLCMGTGISFLLFFPGQSATPDTAPFFTPMLILPSLVVLGAGAAGQRFVLGDSGHFALGWLLAGISMIGRSKTLLLLGLLLPSAVLILPLAFVCLVILGSYLGNELYASDPSNRSRTFTWNLPRQRLVLLAGLVFMSLNFTVLLYASQAGFWGFIALGILVAGVMISFVRTFAQKAPRNEGSPKPGRISLLGFPIDSLSRREVLARIDGWIRSGDGFRHLVTADSLAIDRARHDESFAGIMRQASLVMPDGAGLLWASDFLGTPLVERIPGVGMVEDLCRLAVEAKQSIYFIGAKPGIIDSAVELIGKRVPGMIVAGTHHGYFAADSEEETAVIKTVLEARPRLLFVAMGVPRQELFISKLRHVASGMIAIGVGGSFDVISGRLPRAPAWMQKFALEWLFRLYKEPGRFWRMIRIPLFVVAVLREKLNQPTDTDCTS, encoded by the coding sequence GGGTCTGCTCGGAACCATTGCAGGGTGGCTCCTGCCCATCATTTGGGATGTGGTTCACGCGGGCGGCCCCTGGGCGCTGAATCGGGCAACGGGGCATCTCGGCCGCGGGATGTATGTCGGCGGGTTTCCGGTCGTTCTCGGGACGCTGTGCGTTCTTCTGATGCCCACCACTTCCTGTATGCCTGAAGCGCACCACCTTGCCGTCATCACGTTGCTGTTCGCGGCATTGGGATTCGTTCGCGATGTGATGCGCACCTCATGGACGGTCATGATGCCGTATCTGGTGCTTGCGGCCATCGCCGGCGCCTGGAGCGGCATCACGATCGATCATCCGGTTCGGGCGATCGAAGTCGCGCTGACGCTGGGATGGCCGATCATCACGATTTTCAGCCTGAAACTGGCCGAACTCGTCTTCGGCATGCCGGCTCTTCTCTGCATGGGAACCGGGATTTCCTTCCTGCTCTTTTTTCCCGGCCAGTCCGCGACCCCCGACACCGCCCCGTTCTTCACGCCGATGCTCATTCTTCCCTCCCTCGTCGTCCTGGGCGCGGGAGCCGCAGGGCAGCGCTTCGTGCTCGGCGATTCGGGGCATTTCGCGCTCGGTTGGCTGCTGGCGGGCATTTCGATGATCGGCCGGTCGAAAACGCTGCTTTTGCTCGGCCTTCTGCTGCCTTCCGCCGTTCTCATTCTCCCCCTTGCGTTCGTCTGCCTCGTCATTCTCGGCTCGTATCTCGGAAACGAATTGTATGCATCCGATCCGTCGAACCGAAGCAGAACGTTCACCTGGAATCTTCCCCGACAGCGGCTCGTCCTCCTGGCCGGTCTCGTGTTCATGAGCCTGAACTTTACCGTTCTGCTCTACGCCAGTCAGGCGGGGTTCTGGGGGTTCATTGCCCTCGGCATTCTGGTCGCCGGCGTCATGATCAGCTTCGTGCGAACCTTTGCGCAAAAAGCGCCTCGGAATGAAGGCTCTCCGAAACCGGGAAGAATTTCGCTCCTGGGCTTTCCCATCGATTCCCTTTCACGCAGGGAGGTCCTCGCCCGCATCGACGGCTGGATACGCTCCGGAGACGGCTTCCGTCATCTCGTGACCGCCGACTCCCTGGCCATCGACCGGGCCCGGCACGATGAGAGCTTCGCGGGAATCATGCGGCAGGCCTCGCTCGTCATGCCGGACGGCGCGGGGCTGCTCTGGGCTTCCGATTTTCTCGGCACGCCCCTCGTCGAGCGCATTCCCGGGGTCGGCATGGTCGAGGATCTCTGCCGGCTCGCCGTCGAAGCAAAGCAATCGATATATTTCATCGGCGCGAAACCCGGCATCATCGACTCGGCAGTCGAACTCATCGGGAAGCGCGTTCCCGGGATGATCGTCGCAGGCACCCATCACGGCTACTTCGCCGCCGACTCCGAAGAGGAAACAGCCGTCATCAAGACGGTTCTCGAAGCCAGGCCGCGCCTGTTATTCGTCGCCATGGGGGTTCCCCGGCAGGAGCTGTTCATTTCGAAACTCCGGCACGTTGCGTCGGGAATGATCGCCATCGGCGTCGGGGGCAGCTTCGACGTGATCTCCGGCCGCCTGCCCCGGGCCCCGGCATGGATGCAGAAGTTTGCGCTTGAATGGCTGTTCAGGCTTTACAAGGAGCCGGGCCGCTTCTGGCGCATGATCCGTATTCCCCTGTTCGTCGTGGCCGTATTGCGTGAAAAGCTGAACCAACCGACGGATACGGATTGCACATCATAA